The nucleotide sequence CGTTCTTTTTTTGCGCACCTCTTTCATACGGATAGGCAAGGAGGGAGTCTGTATGAAGATCATAGTGCCACCACTCGATAAAGAGGCAGAAAAACGATTATTACGCGTACTTGCCGAGGCCGCGCTCGAGGTGGGGCGAGAGCGCGAAACCAATCTTTGCATACCTGACATTGTGCGTAAGGAGGCTGACGATGACAAAGACGGTCGCCGCGTATTGCCGTGTATCGACAGCATCGAATGAACAGCTGGCAAGCCTTGGTGAGCAGGAATCATTCTTTCGCGATTACGCGAGAGAACATGGGCTGACGCTCTACCGCATCTACGCAGACGGCGGTGTCAGCGGTACACGGCTTCGCGATCGGCGCGCATTCGGCGAGATGATGCACGATGCGAAGGCGGGATTGTTCGACCTCTTATTGGTCAAGGATATCTCACGCATGGCAAGAAACGTACTCGACTTTCTAAGCTCAGTACGCGAGCTGAAACGGCTGGGCATCGACTGCCGATTCCTCACGGCGAACTGTTCGTCGGGAGAAGGAGAACTGTTCCTTACCATTCTTGCCGCCGTCGCGCAGGAAGAATCGGCGAACCTTTCAAAACGCGTGAAATTCACGAAAGACCATCACGCGAGAATGGGGCGCGTGCCGAATCGCGTCTACGGCTACGACAGAAAAGAAGGCGATATCTTTCATATGACGATCAACGAGCGCGAAGCCGAGGTTGTCAGGCGCATCTACCGACTGGCAGGCGAAGGCTGGGGCAGTCGGCGTATCGCAAGACTGCTTAGTACGGAAGGCGTGCTGACGAAAAGCGGTCACCTCTTCGGCGAAAGCAGTGTACGACAGATTCTCTCAAATCCGCTCTACTGCGGCACGTTGCGTACACATCAGACGGAAGTCATCGACTATCTGACGAGCGAGAGGCGCACCGTACCAACGAGCGAACAGTATACGTTCTGCAGACCCGAATGGGCGATCGTATCGGAAGACGTGTGGCGGGCGGTGCAGAAGGTGCGCTCACGTCCGACACGAGATCACAGCATGGCAGGAGAACATCTTCTCGTATGCGGTGTATGTAAGAGCGCGTTTCGCAGGCGTACGCAAAAGAGCGGTATCGTCTATACCTGCGGAAAGCGTGACCGTGAAGGGAGGAGTGCGTGCCCGAATCGTACGCGCATCAAAGAAGAATCTCTTATCGAAACACTATCTGCGTGGCTCGATACATGGATCACGCCTGCGCGGTGGGCAGACGCCCTTCGACTGGCGCGAAAACTGTCTGCCGAAAGCACTGTAAAGCTTAGGCGCACGCACGAAAAAAGACGGGCAAATCAAGATGCGCTTTTGCTTACGGGCGCCATCACGAGAGAAGAATACAGGCGGCGGTGTGCACTTCTCGCAGGCGAAGCACGTGCGA is from Selenomonadales bacterium and encodes:
- a CDS encoding recombinase family protein; protein product: MTKTVAAYCRVSTASNEQLASLGEQESFFRDYAREHGLTLYRIYADGGVSGTRLRDRRAFGEMMHDAKAGLFDLLLVKDISRMARNVLDFLSSVRELKRLGIDCRFLTANCSSGEGELFLTILAAVAQEESANLSKRVKFTKDHHARMGRVPNRVYGYDRKEGDIFHMTINEREAEVVRRIYRLAGEGWGSRRIARLLSTEGVLTKSGHLFGESSVRQILSNPLYCGTLRTHQTEVIDYLTSERRTVPTSEQYTFCRPEWAIVSEDVWRAVQKVRSRPTRDHSMAGEHLLVCGVCKSAFRRRTQKSGIVYTCGKRDREGRSACPNRTRIKEESLIETLSAWLDTWITPARWADALRLARKLSAESTVKLRRTHEKRRANQDALLLTGAITREEYRRRCALLAGEARASGAVEPSACLGARDAVCARMAESTYRPRWIRTITAQEDGALLVTLC